In Calothrix sp. PCC 7507, one DNA window encodes the following:
- a CDS encoding 4-hydroxy-3-methylbut-2-enyl diphosphate reductase produces the protein MDTKAFKRTLQHSDNYNRKGFGHQAEVATQLQSEYQSNLIQEIRDRNYVLQQGDVTIRLAQAFGFCWGVERAVAMAYETRQHFPSDRIWITNEIIHNPAVNQRLREMQVEFIPDDGKIKDFSVVESADVVILPAFGASVQEMQLLHDKGCKIVDTTCPWVSKVWNTVEKHKKIDYTSIIHGKYKHEETVATSSFAGKYLIVLNLEEAEYVSNYILNGGNREEFIAKFAKAYSAGFDPDRDLERVGIANQTTMLKGETEQIGKLFERTMMRKYGPDELNQHFQSFNTICDATQERQDAMFELVEEKLDLMVVIGGFNSSNTTHLQEIPIQRGIPSYHIDCVERIKSAQAIEHRQLDGELAIAQNWLPDGKIIVGVTSGASTPDKVVEDVIEKIFALKATANQLTVNS, from the coding sequence ATGGATACAAAAGCCTTTAAGCGTACTCTACAACATTCCGACAACTATAATCGCAAGGGGTTTGGGCATCAAGCAGAAGTGGCGACCCAGTTACAGTCTGAGTATCAGAGTAACTTGATTCAGGAAATCCGCGATCGCAATTACGTATTACAACAGGGTGATGTCACAATTCGACTAGCCCAAGCTTTTGGGTTTTGTTGGGGTGTAGAACGTGCGGTGGCTATGGCCTATGAAACCCGTCAACACTTCCCTAGCGATCGCATCTGGATTACTAATGAGATTATTCACAATCCCGCTGTTAATCAACGCTTGCGGGAAATGCAAGTAGAATTTATCCCTGACGATGGTAAGATTAAAGACTTTTCTGTAGTAGAAAGTGCTGACGTAGTTATCCTCCCAGCCTTTGGTGCAAGTGTGCAAGAAATGCAGTTATTGCATGATAAAGGTTGCAAAATCGTCGATACAACTTGCCCTTGGGTGTCGAAAGTTTGGAACACTGTAGAAAAGCATAAAAAAATCGACTATACCTCAATTATTCACGGTAAATATAAACACGAAGAAACTGTAGCCACAAGTTCCTTTGCTGGTAAATATTTAATTGTCCTGAACTTAGAAGAAGCAGAGTACGTTTCTAACTATATTCTCAATGGCGGCAACCGAGAAGAATTCATTGCAAAATTTGCTAAAGCTTATTCAGCCGGATTCGATCCCGATCGCGATTTAGAGCGAGTTGGTATTGCTAATCAAACCACCATGCTCAAGGGAGAAACCGAGCAGATTGGTAAATTGTTTGAGCGTACCATGATGCGGAAATATGGCCCCGATGAATTAAATCAGCATTTTCAAAGTTTTAACACTATCTGTGACGCTACTCAAGAACGTCAAGATGCGATGTTTGAGTTAGTGGAAGAAAAGTTAGATTTGATGGTAGTAATTGGTGGGTTTAATTCATCGAATACTACACATTTGCAAGAAATCCCCATTCAACGGGGAATACCTTCTTATCACATTGATTGCGTAGAGCGGATCAAATCAGCACAAGCCATTGAACATCGTCAGTTAGATGGGGAGTTGGCGATCGCCCAAAATTGGCTACCAGATGGCAAAATTATCGTAGGTGTTACTTCGGGTGCTTCTACGCCAGATAAGGTAGTAGAGGATGTGATTGAAAAGATTTTCGCATTGAAGGCGACAGCAAATCAGTTAACAGTTAACAGTTAA
- a CDS encoding SGNH/GDSL hydrolase family protein, whose translation MSTSAKTFPIWAFFSLITNGLLMLGVILLIWQQQRLSAVSPTPVSETKAVKPELGERHTLNYQQWVDILKKEAQVAVDKHPEHLTILAGDSLSLWFPPELLPEGRNWLNQGISGETSYGLLKRLELFDRTQPEVILVMVGINDVIQGVSDEIILDNQRQIMSYLRKAHPKAQIIIQSILPHGGEEATWEGREKLLAIPNSRIRQLNQQLQAIATKEGVKYLDLYPLFINQQGNLHRKLTTDGLHLSPQGYIVWRTALQIYTSTKLKSEV comes from the coding sequence GTGTCTACTTCTGCAAAAACTTTTCCTATCTGGGCATTTTTTTCGCTGATAACCAACGGCCTATTGATGTTGGGGGTTATCCTGCTAATTTGGCAACAACAGAGATTGAGTGCTGTTTCCCCGACTCCAGTCAGTGAAACCAAAGCTGTCAAACCAGAGTTAGGCGAACGTCACACACTCAATTATCAGCAGTGGGTAGACATTCTCAAAAAAGAAGCTCAAGTCGCTGTTGATAAACATCCTGAGCATCTAACCATATTGGCGGGAGATTCTTTGAGTCTGTGGTTTCCGCCTGAGTTATTACCTGAAGGCAGAAATTGGCTAAATCAGGGAATTTCTGGCGAAACTAGCTATGGACTCTTGAAAAGATTAGAGCTATTTGACCGCACTCAGCCAGAAGTGATTTTGGTGATGGTTGGTATTAATGACGTGATCCAAGGCGTGAGTGATGAGATCATTCTCGATAATCAGCGTCAAATTATGAGTTATCTGCGAAAAGCTCATCCAAAAGCGCAAATCATTATCCAGTCAATTTTGCCTCATGGGGGAGAAGAAGCAACTTGGGAGGGACGAGAGAAACTGCTGGCTATTCCCAATAGTCGGATTCGTCAGTTGAATCAGCAACTACAAGCTATAGCCACCAAAGAAGGTGTCAAATATTTAGATTTATATCCTTTATTTATTAACCAGCAAGGAAATCTTCACCGTAAACTCACTACTGATGGTTTACACCTAAGTCCTCAAGGCTATATAGTCTGGCGTACTGCTTTGCAGATTTACACTAGCACAAAGCTGAAGTCTGAAGTCTGA
- a CDS encoding ammonium transporter, translating into MIGVMTLLLLGGPLVGDALAQAPAAAPPAADTGDTAFMLIASALVLLMTPGLAFFYGGFVRSRNVLNTLMMSFVLMAIVGVTWILWGYSLSFAPGNPIIGGVKWVFGNIGLQTQGYLPHLPYEDALKAADPKYADVTSYAGTIPHQAFMIYQAMFAIITPALISGAIAERMSFRAYALFVLLWSTFIYTPLAHMVWAKGGFLGLYGGLGALDFAGGTVVHISSGVSALVAAIVLGPRKTHPDRLSPPHNVPFILLGAGLLWFGWFGFNAGSALSVASGTSGNLVTNVATTAFVNTNTAAAAAALMWLILEGVLRGKPTAVGAATGAVAGLVGVTPGAGFVTPLSAIFIGFITAFVCFYAVSFKHKLQVDDALDTFPVHGVGGTVGAILTAIFATTEINAAGKDGVLRGNFGELGIELVAILVAYAIAAVGTWIILKIIAATIGLRVNEETELQGLDINEHGEEGYNSEFGDGVNIS; encoded by the coding sequence ATGATTGGGGTGATGACCCTATTGCTGCTAGGAGGACCGCTAGTGGGTGATGCTTTAGCCCAAGCACCCGCAGCCGCTCCACCTGCTGCTGATACTGGGGATACTGCATTTATGCTGATAGCATCAGCACTCGTCTTGTTGATGACACCAGGATTAGCTTTTTTCTATGGAGGATTTGTACGATCGCGCAACGTCCTCAACACATTGATGATGAGCTTTGTATTAATGGCGATCGTGGGAGTTACCTGGATTTTATGGGGCTATAGCCTTTCTTTTGCACCAGGGAACCCGATTATCGGCGGGGTTAAATGGGTGTTTGGCAACATAGGTTTACAAACTCAGGGCTATTTACCTCATTTACCTTATGAGGATGCACTCAAAGCAGCAGACCCGAAATATGCTGATGTCACGTCATATGCCGGGACGATTCCTCACCAAGCATTCATGATCTATCAAGCCATGTTTGCTATTATCACCCCAGCCTTAATTTCTGGGGCGATCGCTGAACGGATGAGCTTCCGCGCCTATGCTTTGTTTGTGCTGCTGTGGTCAACCTTTATCTACACTCCCCTAGCTCATATGGTATGGGCAAAAGGTGGATTTTTGGGTTTATACGGCGGTTTGGGTGCCCTGGACTTTGCTGGTGGCACAGTAGTTCACATTAGTTCGGGTGTTTCTGCACTTGTAGCCGCGATCGTCCTCGGCCCGCGAAAAACCCATCCTGACAGGCTAAGTCCACCACACAACGTTCCTTTCATTTTGCTAGGTGCTGGCTTATTGTGGTTTGGCTGGTTCGGCTTTAATGCTGGTAGCGCCCTATCAGTTGCTAGTGGAACTTCGGGTAACTTAGTCACAAATGTGGCAACCACAGCCTTCGTCAACACCAACACAGCCGCAGCCGCAGCCGCTCTAATGTGGCTAATTTTAGAAGGAGTTTTACGTGGTAAACCAACCGCTGTAGGAGCAGCCACAGGAGCCGTTGCTGGCTTGGTGGGCGTCACCCCAGGCGCAGGATTTGTCACCCCTCTATCAGCAATTTTCATTGGGTTTATCACCGCCTTCGTTTGCTTCTATGCCGTCAGTTTCAAGCACAAGCTGCAAGTAGACGATGCTTTAGATACATTTCCTGTACATGGTGTTGGTGGTACGGTGGGAGCAATTTTAACAGCCATCTTTGCAACCACGGAAATCAACGCCGCAGGTAAAGACGGCGTGCTACGCGGTAACTTTGGTGAACTGGGGATCGAACTAGTCGCAATCTTAGTTGCTTATGCGATCGCTGCAGTTGGTACTTGGATCATTCTCAAGATTATTGCTGCTACCATTGGTCTGCGAGTCAACGAGGAAACTGAATTGCAAGGTTTGGATATCAATGAACATGGAGAAGAAGGTTATAACTCCGAGTTCGGCGATGGCGTTAATATTTCTTAG
- a CDS encoding YnfA family protein, whose protein sequence is MIKSWLYFILAGFFEIGGGYLIWLWLREGRSIGWGILGAIALILYGAIATLQTANFGRVYAAYGGVFIVMAMLWGWKIDGVTPDSYDLIGACLALMSVLIIMYAPRM, encoded by the coding sequence ATGATTAAGTCCTGGCTTTATTTTATACTGGCTGGTTTTTTTGAGATTGGCGGTGGCTACTTAATCTGGCTATGGTTGCGTGAAGGTAGGTCTATAGGATGGGGAATATTAGGTGCAATTGCTTTAATTCTTTATGGGGCGATCGCTACTCTCCAAACTGCGAATTTCGGTAGAGTTTACGCCGCTTATGGTGGTGTATTTATTGTCATGGCCATGCTTTGGGGATGGAAGATAGACGGGGTAACTCCAGACAGCTATGACCTGATTGGAGCCTGTTTAGCTTTAATGAGTGTTTTAATTATCATGTACGCACCCAGGATGTAA
- a CDS encoding ammonium transporter, with protein sequence MHKQKLKPKIRRNTAKRYFQISQFNSKVKRLTLAIKRLSPSWQACLPLACLIVLGWGYTALAQAPATGPTTAELKIAIDTLWVAIAAFLVFFMNAGFCMLETGFCRQKNAVNVLAKNLIVFALSTVAFWAIGFGLMFGDGNDFIGLSGFFLPTDNSPATGEAYKGVFSALNWTGIPLSAKFLFQLVFAGTAATIVSGAVAERIKFIDFLIFSLLLVGIAYPITGHWIWGAGWLADMGFWDFAGSTVVHSVGGWAALMGAAFLGPRIGKYQDKQIAAIPGHNMSIATLGCLILWLGWFGFNPGSVMAADPNAISHIALTTNMAGAVGGIAATVVAWLYLGKPDLSMIINGILAGLVGITASCAYVSIGSSIIIGLIAGILVVFSVPFFDKLGIDDPVGATSVHLVCGVWGTLAVGLFSVGPGKYPWMVDLAGKPVGPHGLFLGGGFGTLIPQIVGILAVGGITVLLSSIFWLGLKATLGIRVTREEELEGLDIGEHGMEAYSGFLKEAGSGGFPEEDSSHGGSSRGDLPNML encoded by the coding sequence ATGCACAAACAGAAATTAAAACCAAAAATTAGGCGTAATACAGCAAAAAGATACTTCCAAATTTCACAATTTAACTCCAAAGTCAAGCGATTAACTTTAGCAATTAAGCGGCTTTCTCCCAGCTGGCAAGCTTGCCTACCTTTAGCTTGTTTGATTGTCTTGGGATGGGGTTACACAGCATTAGCCCAAGCACCTGCTACAGGCCCAACAACAGCAGAACTAAAGATTGCTATTGACACACTGTGGGTAGCGATCGCTGCCTTTTTAGTGTTTTTCATGAATGCTGGTTTTTGTATGTTAGAAACCGGCTTCTGTCGCCAGAAAAATGCTGTCAACGTTCTTGCCAAAAACTTAATTGTATTTGCCCTCTCTACAGTAGCTTTTTGGGCGATCGGTTTTGGGTTAATGTTTGGCGATGGCAACGACTTTATTGGACTGAGTGGGTTTTTCCTACCCACAGATAACAGTCCGGCAACTGGAGAAGCTTACAAAGGTGTTTTTAGCGCCCTTAATTGGACAGGCATTCCTCTATCAGCCAAGTTTCTATTCCAATTGGTATTTGCAGGAACAGCCGCAACAATTGTTTCTGGCGCAGTAGCTGAAAGAATTAAGTTCATCGACTTCCTGATCTTCAGCCTCTTGCTTGTTGGTATTGCCTACCCCATTACCGGACACTGGATTTGGGGTGCTGGTTGGCTAGCAGATATGGGATTCTGGGATTTTGCGGGTTCCACAGTAGTTCACTCAGTTGGTGGTTGGGCTGCTTTGATGGGTGCTGCATTTCTCGGCCCTCGCATTGGTAAATACCAGGATAAGCAGATTGCAGCCATACCTGGTCACAATATGAGTATTGCAACCTTGGGGTGCTTAATTCTCTGGTTGGGTTGGTTTGGGTTCAATCCTGGTTCCGTAATGGCTGCTGATCCCAATGCAATCAGTCATATTGCTTTAACAACTAACATGGCTGGTGCTGTTGGTGGGATTGCGGCTACAGTTGTAGCTTGGTTGTACTTGGGTAAGCCAGACCTGTCAATGATTATCAACGGTATCTTAGCTGGCTTGGTTGGCATTACGGCATCTTGTGCCTATGTCAGCATCGGTAGTTCGATCATCATTGGTTTGATTGCGGGAATTTTGGTAGTTTTCTCTGTTCCCTTCTTTGATAAACTCGGCATTGATGACCCAGTAGGGGCTACCTCAGTTCACCTAGTTTGTGGTGTTTGGGGGACATTAGCAGTGGGTCTATTCTCGGTTGGCCCTGGTAAATATCCTTGGATGGTTGACTTGGCAGGTAAGCCAGTAGGGCCACACGGCTTATTCTTGGGTGGTGGCTTTGGTACCCTAATTCCACAAATAGTTGGCATTCTAGCTGTAGGTGGAATCACCGTTCTCCTGAGTAGTATCTTTTGGCTGGGACTAAAAGCGACTTTAGGAATCAGAGTCACTCGAGAAGAAGAACTGGAAGGCTTAGATATCGGCGAACATGGTATGGAAGCTTACAGTGGATTTCTTAAAGAAGCTGGTTCAGGGGGATTTCCTGAAGAAGATAGCTCTCATGGCGGATCATCTCGTGGCGATTTACCAAATATGCTGTAA
- the purE gene encoding 5-(carboxyamino)imidazole ribonucleotide mutase, with the protein MTPLVGIIMGSDSDLPTMKEAIAICDEFGVEREVAIVSAHRTPERMVEYAKLAHQRGIKVIIAGAGGAAHLPGMVASLTPLPVIGVPVPTRHLQGVDSLYSIVQMPGGIPVATVAIGNAKNAGLLAVQILATYQPELLEKVQKYRQNLSESVILKQTKLEDLDYEQYLQLEL; encoded by the coding sequence ATGACTCCTCTTGTTGGTATTATCATGGGCAGCGATTCTGATTTGCCCACAATGAAAGAAGCGATCGCCATTTGTGACGAATTTGGTGTTGAGCGCGAAGTGGCGATCGTTTCTGCCCATCGTACCCCAGAACGCATGGTAGAGTACGCTAAACTTGCACACCAACGCGGCATTAAAGTAATTATTGCTGGCGCTGGTGGCGCAGCCCATCTCCCCGGTATGGTAGCGTCTTTAACACCGCTTCCCGTCATCGGTGTTCCTGTACCCACTCGGCATCTACAAGGTGTTGATTCTTTATACTCAATCGTACAGATGCCAGGGGGTATCCCCGTTGCCACAGTGGCTATAGGTAATGCTAAAAATGCGGGACTTTTAGCAGTGCAGATTCTCGCTACTTACCAACCAGAATTATTAGAAAAAGTGCAAAAGTATCGCCAAAACTTATCAGAATCAGTCATTCTAAAGCAAACAAAGCTCGAAGATCTGGACTATGAACAATATTTACAACTTGAGTTGTAA
- the nagA gene encoding N-acetylglucosamine-6-phosphate deacetylase, whose amino-acid sequence MTKAKQTPIVTNNVEIINARIPGYQGLQMLLVNQEGIIEQILPMNKVVQRSPTENLQVIDVAGDWISLGGVDLQINGALGLAFPDLRADNSHLLVKTSQFLWDVGVDGFLPTLVTTSVENIQRSLAVIAGVIPNQNPGAKILGVHLEGPFLNYGKRGAHPAEYLSPLTIDNIKRVLGDYAHIVKVITLAPELDPTDEVIPYLRSLGIIVSLGHSQATANEAQRAFALGATMVTHAFNAMPPLHHREPGLLGAAIIHPHVMCGFIADGEHVSPIMLQILLRASQQQKGLFLVSDALAPLGLPDGVYPWDSRQIEVKNGTARLADGTLSGTTLPLLVGVQNLVEWGISDVETAISLATEAPRQAIGLPGISPTQPANLLRWRWDEATKELTWERLNQLTVNS is encoded by the coding sequence ATGACAAAAGCAAAACAAACCCCCATTGTTACCAATAATGTAGAGATTATCAATGCGCGAATCCCTGGTTATCAAGGTTTGCAGATGCTCTTGGTAAATCAAGAGGGGATAATTGAGCAAATTCTACCAATGAATAAAGTTGTCCAGCGATCGCCTACAGAAAACTTGCAAGTAATAGATGTTGCTGGTGATTGGATTTCTTTAGGTGGCGTTGATTTACAGATTAACGGCGCTTTAGGATTGGCGTTTCCAGATTTACGAGCCGATAATTCCCATTTATTGGTGAAAACATCACAATTTTTGTGGGATGTAGGGGTAGATGGATTTTTACCGACATTGGTGACAACATCAGTAGAAAATATACAGCGATCGCTGGCTGTAATTGCTGGTGTTATCCCCAACCAAAACCCAGGGGCGAAAATTTTAGGAGTCCATCTAGAAGGGCCATTTTTAAATTATGGAAAACGCGGCGCACACCCAGCTGAGTACCTGTCACCTCTAACCATTGACAATATCAAGCGAGTTTTGGGCGATTATGCCCATATTGTCAAAGTCATCACTTTAGCACCAGAATTAGATCCTACAGATGAAGTGATTCCATATTTGCGTTCTTTAGGAATCATCGTCAGTTTAGGACATTCTCAAGCCACAGCTAACGAAGCACAACGTGCTTTCGCACTCGGTGCAACAATGGTAACTCATGCTTTTAACGCCATGCCACCATTACACCACCGTGAACCAGGATTATTAGGAGCAGCAATTATCCATCCTCATGTTATGTGTGGTTTTATTGCTGATGGTGAACATGTTTCGCCAATTATGCTGCAAATTTTACTCCGTGCCAGCCAACAACAAAAAGGGCTATTTCTCGTCAGCGATGCTCTGGCACCCCTAGGGCTACCCGATGGCGTGTATCCTTGGGATAGTCGGCAAATAGAGGTAAAAAACGGTACTGCACGACTAGCTGATGGCACTTTATCAGGGACAACTTTACCCTTATTGGTGGGAGTACAGAATTTGGTGGAGTGGGGGATTAGTGACGTAGAAACCGCCATTTCTCTAGCAACAGAAGCACCTAGACAAGCAATTGGCTTACCAGGAATTTCTCCCACTCAACCTGCTAATTTATTGCGCTGGCGTTGGGATGAAGCGACAAAAGAACTGACATGGGAAAGATTGAATCAGTTAACAGTTAACAGTTAA
- the fdhD gene encoding formate dehydrogenase accessory sulfurtransferase FdhD, whose protein sequence is MTKPVGSKSKATVWVVENGKMRSRSDHLTTEEPLEIRLLSPNRTIAVTMRTPGADFELAAGFLYSEGVISCKKDIQRMSYCVDESVDGEQRYNIVNVELKEGLSPDLQPLERHFFTNSACGVCGKTSIAALQMRGCSVISPGLTVTPDIIYSLPDQLRAAQGIFTATGGLHAAAVFDSRGQILNLREDVGRHNALDKLIGTALLADELPFNDHIVMVSGRSSFEILQKSAAAGVPIVCSVSAPSSLAVSVAQEFGITLIGFLRGERFNVYTKCERINIV, encoded by the coding sequence ATGACTAAGCCTGTAGGAAGCAAGAGCAAAGCCACAGTCTGGGTAGTGGAAAATGGCAAAATGCGATCGCGCTCTGATCATCTCACCACTGAAGAACCTTTAGAAATTCGTCTTTTATCTCCAAATCGCACAATCGCCGTCACCATGCGAACACCAGGAGCAGATTTTGAATTAGCGGCTGGTTTCCTCTACAGTGAAGGAGTCATTAGTTGTAAAAAAGATATCCAACGCATGAGCTATTGCGTTGATGAATCAGTCGATGGTGAGCAGCGCTACAACATTGTGAATGTAGAACTCAAAGAAGGATTAAGTCCTGATTTACAGCCTTTAGAACGCCACTTTTTCACTAACAGCGCCTGTGGAGTTTGCGGTAAAACCAGTATTGCAGCTTTACAGATGCGGGGTTGCTCAGTCATTTCTCCTGGTTTAACAGTAACGCCTGATATCATCTACAGCTTACCGGATCAACTCCGAGCCGCTCAAGGTATCTTTACCGCTACCGGGGGTTTGCACGCGGCGGCGGTATTCGATTCTCGAGGACAAATATTAAACTTAAGGGAGGATGTTGGCCGACACAATGCCCTAGATAAATTGATTGGTACAGCTTTACTTGCTGACGAGCTACCTTTCAATGATCATATTGTCATGGTGAGTGGACGCTCTAGCTTTGAGATTTTGCAAAAGTCCGCTGCTGCTGGAGTACCCATTGTTTGTTCTGTTTCCGCTCCTAGTAGTTTGGCGGTATCTGTGGCTCAAGAATTCGGGATTACTTTAATTGGATTCTTACGCGGAGAACGTTTCAATGTCTACACCAAGTGCGAGAGAATAAATATTGTATGA